The following is a genomic window from Alkaliphilus sp. B6464.
CTGCCTGTGAAAAAATATGGTGACCTCTAACTATACTGGTTTTACTAAAAGCCATTTCAGATGTAGTTTCTAAAATCGATATCCCACTAACACCTAGGTTTAAGTCCACTAGCTCTCCTACAATTTCAGCCCCTATAATACTTCGTACTTTTTCATAATTTTTTTCAGCCACATTTTTTATACGTTGTCTAAGTTCTGGAATTCCTAGTTCCAATCTGTCTAATCGAATAGTCTGTATACTTACTTTAAAGTTTTCGGATAAATCCTCATCGGTTACAAAAGGGTCTTCCCTTAATAGTTCTAATAACTTACTTTGTCTATTTACTTTACTTAATCTTCCAGTTCTACTCACCATTATCACCTCGATTTAGTACTAAAATTTAGTACCTGGTTATAATATAAAGTATATATTCACTTTATAAAAAAATCAAGTACTATATGTTTTTTTCAATAAAAAAATAGTAATGCATAACATAAATCAATGTACGCATTACTATTTTCCCTATATTTATATAATATATTATTGAGCAGCAACAACCTCTTTGTTTTTATAATATCCACATTCAGGACATACTCTGTGAGGTAACTTTGGCTCGTGACACTGTGGGCATTTTACAAACCCTGGTGCAGTGTATTTTGAGTTAGCAGCTCTTCTCATATTTCTTTTAGATTTTCCAGTTTTTCGCTTTGGTACCGCCATGCTTAACACCTCCTTAATCTTGTTCTAACAATTCCTTAAGCTTAGCCAATCGAGGGTCAACATCCTCATCAATAGACTGTGTATGACTACAATCACATGATTTGTCTTTTAATTTGATCCCACAATTTGAACAAAGCCCTTGACAGCTTTTATCACATACAAGTTTCATTGGAATGTTCATGATAATATTTTCTTTAATTAATTCATCAAGATCGATAGTGCTTTCTTGGTAATAAATTATATCCTCATCTGATTCATCAGTTTGATCAGTAGATAAATTTTCATGAACAAACTCTGCATTGATACTTGATTTAAAGGGGTAGGTAAAGGATTCTAGACACCTACTACAGTTTACCTGCATGTGGGTTTTTATTTCTAAATTCATATATAGTCTATCATCAATTACGTACAATTTACCATTCGCGTCAACAGGTGATATTATATCTATAATATCACCATAATAATCAATGGTGTTAAGATCTAAGGCGAAGTTTAAATCTAAAGCGTTCTTATCCCCTTTTTTTATACTATCTATATCAAGTTTCATAGCTCTCACCTCGATCATATCGCTAAGATAGATTATACAAATGATTTTTTTGTTTGTCAAGTATTTTATCTTGATAGCAGACAGTTGTAATTCCGTATCTTAGCTAAATATTTATTTTAAAAATTTTAAAAGGTAGGTATACCTACCTTTTAATATTATTGAACTATAGCCTTAGTCTCTCGTGCAATTGCAAGTTCTTCATTTGTAGGTATTAACAATACTTTAACCTTAGAATCATCAGTACTTACTATTGTTTCTTTTCCTCTTACATTATTTTTCTCATCATCAATTTTTACTCCTAAAAATTCAAGATTCTTGCAAGCTTCTTTACGGGTGTCTGGAGAATTTTCCCCTAAACCAGCTGTAAATACTATAGCATCTACTCCGCCCATTTCAGCAGCATAAGCTCCTATATATTTTGTAACTAATTTATGATATACATCAAGAGCTAATTGTGCTCTTTCATTTCCTTTAACAGCAGCCTGTTCAATATCTCTAAAGTCACTGCTAACTCCTGAAATTCCTAAAACTCCTGATTTCTTGTTCATCATTTCGTTAATTTCGTAGCAGGATAAGTGATCTTTTTCCATTAAAAAAGTAACAATAGCAGGGTCCATATCACCACATCTTGTTCCCATTGCTAACCCTTCAAGCGGAGTAAAGCCCATACTTGTATCTATTGATTTCCCTCCATCTACAGCAGTAATACTTGCACCATTTCCTAAGTGACAAGTAACAATTTTTAGATCTCCAATAGGTTTTCCCAGGATTTCAGAAGCTCTGTTTGCTACATACTTGTGAGATGTTCCATGGAATCCATATTTTCTAATTTTATGTTTCTCATACATTTCATATGGTAATGCATACATGAAGGAAGCCTTAGGCATAGTTTGGTGGAATGCAGTGTCAAATACTCCTACCATAGGTACATTAGGAAGTATTTCCTCGCAAGCATGAATTCCCATAAGGTTTGGAGGGTTATGTAATGGTGCAATATCTGAACACTTTTCTAATGCTTTTTTAACTTCATCTGTTATAAGCACGGAATCAGAAAATTCCTCTCCACCATGAACAACACGGTGTCCTACCGCTGATATTTCATCCATTGACTTTATAGCTCCATGATTTGGATCTACTAATGCATCTAATACAATTTGAATTGCTGCCTTATGGTTATCCATATTTTGTTCAATAACAACCTTTTCTTTACCAATGGTTTCATGTTTAACTACTGAACCATCTATTCCTATTCTTTCAGCTAAACCTTTCGCTATCAACTCTTCATTTTCCATATTAATAAGCTGATATTTCAATGAAGAACTTCCGCAGTTAACCACTAAAATTTTCATTTTAAAACCTCCTCGTTTGTATATACATATTTCATATAATTGATATAACATAAAATTCTAACATATCAATCATAATAAATTATAAGTGATTTATCAAGATATTTAAATATTTTTTAGTAAAATTTATATTTAATTTTAAGTCTTACCAAATTCCATAATATTTATTAAAATAGTAATATAAAATTTTTTAGGAGGTCATATGAAAATTTTAGGTTTAATTACAGAATATAATCCTTTTCACAATGGACATCTATATCATTTAAATGTATCTAAAGAGATTACAGGCGCTACTCATACAATTGCAGTAATGAGTGGTAATTTTGTTCAAAGGGGTGAACCAGCTATTGTGCACAAGTGGGAACGTGCTAAAATGGCTGTAAAATCAGGTGTGGACTTAATAATTGAAATTCCTACTCCCTATGCATGTGCAACTGCAGAGTTATTTGCTTATGGGTCAATAAGCCTACTTAATAGCTTAGGTGCTGTTGACTGCTTTAGTTTCGGTAGCGAAGTTGGTAATTTAGATTTGCTTTTAGAAATTGCAAATGTACTAACTAGTCCTTCCTCTGAATTTAAAAAAATATTAAAAGGCTATGTTAATTTAGGTTTTGCATTTCCTGTAGCAAGATCCATTGCTATAGTTAAATATTTTGAAGAAGTAAGATCATATAATGAGGAACAATTAACTTTAATAAATAATATTATAAAAAACCCTAATAATATTTTAGGTATAGAATATTTAAAAACCATTAAAGAGCTTAAAAGTTCAATTATACCCTATACTATTACTAGAAAGTCTGCCCACTATCATAACAAGCATATTACTAACAGCTCAATTGCCAGCGCTACCGCAATTAGAGAACATCTACTAAAGAACAAGCCTCTATCATATCTTAGCTCTGTTGTACCAAATGATGCTTTTAATATTCTATCTTCTAACATAAATAGTGGTATAGCTCCTATCTTTAGTACAGATTTTCAGGAATCTATTTTTGCTATATTAAGAAGAAGTAAGTTGGATGAAATAAAAAACATTTTTGATGTAGTAGAAGGGTTAGAGAACAGAATATATCAATGCTCTAATAAGGTAAATTCACTTTCTGATCTTTATAATTGCATTAAAAGCAAACGTTATACATTAACAAGGATACAACGTATTTTAATACATATTTTGTTGAATATAAGTAAAGATGATATTTCCTATTTTAACAATAATGGAGGGCCCCAATATGCACGTGTATTAGCATTTAATCACAAAGGACGGGAAATATTACAGACTTTAAAATCTAGCTCTTCTATTCCAATAATATCTAATTTAAAACACTATAAACCGCAAAATATGATTGCAGAAAGAATGCTAGATATAGATATCCGTGCAACAAATATCTATTCCTTAGCATTTAAAAATAAAGCAAATATAACAGGGCAGTTAGATTATACAACTAGTCCATATTATCAAAAATAATCAAATAAGTATCTATTACTAAACTAATAATGAATAACCTTCCTATTTATAAAATATATATTAGTATAGAATTTTGGAGATTGCATGACTTAGCTTAAATATGCAATTTCCTCATTTAATATACTATAATATAGTTTCATCTAGGAGGATAATTATGTCTATAAATATTATTTTAATTGTTAGTTTGCTCTTAATATTTTTTTTGATTTTATCACAGTTTAGAAAATTTACTCGAGGTAAGTCCTATAAAAATTTATCCTACTACTTCATAATATTAGTCATACTATTTCTAATAGCCTCCATTATAATATATCCTGGCGAATCTGTAGATGCAGCCTATGACGGACTAGTAATATGGACAACATTAGTTATTCCTGCTTTACTTCCTTTTTTTATTGGATCAGAATTATTAATTAATCTTGGTGTAGTTAAGTTTTTTGGTATACTTCTAGAACCAATTATGCGTCCAATATTTAATGTCCCTGGCGAAGGTTCTTTTGCCTTCGCAATGAGTATCACCTCCGGATATCCTGTAGGAGCTAAAATTGTTTCTAAGCTTCGTTTAGATAAAATCTTAACTCAAGTAGAAGCGCAAAGATTAATATCTTTTTGTAGCACCTCTGGACCATTATTTATGATTGGTTCTGTATCTGTAGGAATGTTTAAATCTTCAAAGATAGGTATTCTTATAGTAGCTGCCCACTATATTGGGACTATTATAGTAGGTATAATCTTTAGTTTCTATAAAAAATCATTAGATAATTATAGAACTGCCAAATCAAAGGAACACTTACTTAAAAGAGCCTTTAACCAACTATCCAAAGGTAATAATTCAAATTTCTCTATAGGAATAATTCTTGGAAACGCTGTGAAAAATTCATTAAACACCATATTAATGGTAGGAGGCTTTATTATTCTATTTGCTGTTGTTATCCGTATGTTAGAACTTCTGAAAATAATCGATTTAATTACTTCGATTCTAGTTATACTACTTATGCCTTTTAAAATATCACCTTCAATTATTAGTTCTTTTGTTGCTGGACTTTTTGAGGTGACAATGGGAGCAAAAATGGTTGCAGATAGCATAGGTATGGATCTACGCACGAAGGTTGCTATAGCTAGCTTTATAATAGGATGGAGTGGCCTTTCTGTACATGCGCAAGTTTCAAGTATTATTGGGTTAACAGATATAAAGACTTCTTTATATCTGTTTGCTAAATCTTTACATGCAGCTTTCTCTTCATTAATAACCTATTTTGTTTTCCCTATTTTCAGCAATTTTTTTGTTCTATCATTTCCAGTATATAATTCTTATCAAGAAATGAGTCTTCATAGAAAATTTTTATTTAACTGTCAATTATCAATAGAATTATTTATTGCGGTTTTAATAAGCTTACTTATTGTATCTTTACTAACTGCTCTTCTATTAAAAATCCAAATTTATTTTACCAAAGGAAAAGGTATGAAGTAGTAACTACTTCATACCTTTTATTTCATCTCTATTTTCTCTTACTGTATTTACAAGTTCCACCAAGTTTTCTTGTACAGATTCTAACAGACTATCTACATAATCCTTTGCACCTAATCGCATTTCCTTAGCACTATTTTGTGCCTGTGCAATTATTTCTTCTGCCTGATTATTAGCTAGTTTAGTAATTTCATTTTGATCAATCATTAATAAAATATGATCATTTGCTTCCTCTAAAATCGTATCTGCCTCTTGCTGAGCTTCTGCTAATATACGTTGTCTTTCTTCTTTAATCCACTGAGCTTGTTTAACTTCATCTGGTAAATGAATTCTAATTTCTTTAATAATCTCTAATATTTCTTTTTTATCTACTAATACTTTTTGTGCAAAAGGTATTGATGACCCATTTTCAACTATATCTTCTAGTTCTTCAAGCAACTTCAATACACTCATTAAATAATCCCCCTTACCTAATATAAAGTTAATATTAAAATCTATTCATTACTGCTTTATAAACAACTTCAGGAACTAATCCCTTTATACATCCACCAAACCTAGCAACTTCTTTAATTAAACTAGAACTTAAAAATGAATATTCACTACTAGTCATTAAAAATACAGTTTCAATACTAGGACATAATTTTTGGTTCATTAATGCCATTTGAAGCTCGTATTCAAAATCTGATATAGCTCTTAAGCCTTTAATAATAGCTGTAGCTTCATTTTCTTTTGCATATTCAATTAATAGTCCTGAAAAACAATCTACTGAAACGTTTGGATAATTTTTTATCGATTCCTCAACTAGTTTTTTTCTCTCCTCCAAAGTAAACAAAGGATTTTTATTTGGGTTATATATGACAGATACAATTAATTTATCGCACATTTTAGAAGCTCTTTCAATTATATCTAGATGCCCATTTGTAATAGGATCAAAACTACCAGGGTAAATTGCTACTCTCATCTATATCTCCTCCCTCAACTCGTAAAAAGAAACTGCTACATCTCCGTAATTATTAGTTCTATATTTTTGTAAATTATGCACACTCTCTGGAACTTCATCAGTTTTATTATGTTCAACAACAACTATACCATCTGGTTGTAGTATTTCAAAAGAAAAAATGTCCTCTAAAGTAGGTGCAACAAATCCTTTAGAATAGGGTGGATCTAAAAAGATAATATTTGCCTTTACACCTTGAGTACTTAATTTTTTTATAGCAGATAGCACATCCATCTGAATTACTATGGAACTATTAACTAAATTAGTTTTTTTAAGATTTTCTCTAATTGATTGAATGCTATTTTTATTATTATCTATAAAGTAAGCTTTACTAGCATTCCTTGATAAAGACTCAATACCTAGATTACCACTTCCTGCAAACAAATCAATTACAATACTATCATACAATTTCGATTGAACAATATTGAATATAGATTCCTTTACACGATCAGCAGTGGGTCTAGTGTTTAAACCTTGAGGTGCCTTTAAAGCATGACCTCTTGCTTTTCCTGAAATAACTCTCATATGTATCCTCCTACTTTAACTCTATAATTATTTTAGCACACTACACATTAGTAGACAAAATGTTTTTCTATAAAACCTCTTCTACCAATAGAAACTTTTCTTCTAATTTTACTTTAAGCAATGGATAATTATTTAGTGTTAAATCTGGATCAGCAGGAGTCATTTTCTCTATTTCTTTTTGTACTGTCTTTAGTACTGATATATGTCTAAACAAGTTAGCGATTTTCAGCTCTGGTAACCCGTGTTGTCTAGTACCAAAAAATTCTCCAGGACCTCTAAGTTTTAAATCCTTTTCAGATATAATGAATCCATCAGTCGTTTTTTCCATTATATCCATGCGCTCCTTAGAAATTTCCGACTTACTATTATTTACTAAAATACAGTAAGATTGATAACTACCTCTTCCTACCCTACCTCTTAACTGATGGAGCTGAGCTAGACCAAATCGTTCTGCATTTTCTACTACCATAATAGTTGCATTAGGAACATTTACACCAACTTCAATGACCGTAGTAGAAACCAAAACTTCTATATTTCCTGTTTTAAAATTACCCATTATTTCTTCCTTCTCTTTAGCTAACATTTTCCCATGGAGAAGTCCAATTTTATAACCATTTAACAGATCATAGGAAAGCTCATGTGCAATTTCTGTAGCTGACTTAGCTTCTATAGCCTCTGACTCCTCCACTAAGGGACAAACCACATAAGCCTGTCTACCTTCATCTAACTGTTTTTTTACAAAATTATAAATATCATCTCTCTTGTTAGAGGTACTACTATATGTTTTTATAGTTTTTCTACCTGGAGGTAAATGATCTATAATTGATATATCCAAATCTCCGTATAATATTAGAGCTAAAGTTCTAGGGATGGGCGTGGCTGTCATAACTAAAACATGAGGATTTTGTCCTTTGCTAGCAAGTATTGCTCTTTGTCTTACGCCGAATCTATGTTGCTCGTCTGTAATTACTAAAGCTAAATTACAAAATTTTACACCTTCTTGGATAAGCGCATGAGTACCAATTACTATATTAATTTCCCCAGATTCAACCTTATTTAATATTTTATTTTTCTCACCTTTAGATAGACTTCCTACTAAAAGACCTACCTTAATTCCAAGAGGCTCGAGTAACTCAGTTAAAGATACATAATGTTGCTCTGCTAATATCTCTGTGGGAGCCATAAAAGCACCTTGATAGCCATTTATTACTGATTTTAATAATGCTGCTATAGCCACAATGGTTTTTCCAGAGCCCACGTCTCCTTGAACCAGCCTATTCATCGGTGTATCTCTTTCTAAGTCTTTAGATATTTCATTAAGAACCTTTTCTTGAGCTTTGGTTAGTTTAAATGGTAGCTTTTTAATAAAGGCTTCTATTCCATTATTATTTGTAAGGGGTATACCTTTTTTATCTTGCACTATACCTGTTTTTATTTTAAAAAGTCCAAGCTGTAAGAGTAAAAATTCTTCAAACACCAATCTATATTTGGCTATTTTTAAGGCTTGAACATTACTTGGAAAATGAATATTGTTTAGAGCAAACTTTATATTACAAAGCCTACATCTATTCATAATCTCTTCTGGTAAATATTCTTCTATCGATTCATTAACTATTTGAAGAATCCTTTTTTGTATTGAAATAATTTCATTTTGACTCAAACCTTCGGTTAATGGATATATAGGAACAATGCCTTGTCTATTATCCCTATCTAACATATCTACCTTTTCTATAATTGGATTAACTACTTGTAAGCCCTTAAAGCCTTTTTTAATTTCTCCATTTATCATTACTCTTTGACCAGAAGTTAAAGTTTTTTTCAAATATGTTTTATTAAAAAATATAACTTCAATGGTCCCAGTTTCATCCTTAACATTAAATTTAATTAAAGAAAGATTTTTTCTAGGCTTTGATACATCACCTTCACCAAGTATACTCCCATAAAAAGTAGCCTTTTCTCCTGGTCTTAAATTAGCAATCCTTTTTATATTTGTCCTATCCTCATAGTCCCTAGGCATATACCATATCATATCTTCAACAGTGTTAATATTAAGCCGTTTTAAAAGATAAGCCTTCTTTGGTCCAACACCTTTAATATACTGAATATCCTGTTTTAAAATATTCATACTACACACTCCAAATGTCTTTTTGTCTTTATTATAACAGAATGTTGTAATAATGTTAAAGGGAAGCAGCTCATGCTGCCTCCCTATTCAATAGAGAAAATATAATAATATAATGGTTGTCCACCATAGTACAATTCAATATCTATATCCTCGTATTTATTTTTTAATACTTCAAGCAATTCTCTAGTATCTTCCTCTGTAACATCAGACCCATAAAAAATAGTTATTATTTCACTTTCGTCAGTTATCATTTCCTCGATGAGTTCTATAGATACTTCTTTAATATTTTCTCCTACGGATTTTATTTCGCTATCACCAATTCCTAAAATATCACCTTCATGTATTTCTAAATCATTATAACTAGTATCTCTCACCGCATAAGTTACCTGACCTGTTTTAACTGCTTTAATTGCTTCTATCATCGTCTCTTCGTTTTCCTCTGGAGTAGATTCAAGGTTAAATGCTAATAAAGCTGATAATCCCTGCGGTACAGATTTTGAAGGAATTACAATAATATTTTTACTTGAAATAGC
Proteins encoded in this region:
- the fapR gene encoding transcription factor FapR, whose translation is MSRTGRLSKVNRQSKLLELLREDPFVTDEDLSENFKVSIQTIRLDRLELGIPELRQRIKNVAEKNYEKVRSIIGAEIVGELVDLNLGVSGISILETTSEMAFSKTSIVRGHHIFSQAESLAMAVVDAEVALTGVSNIKYLSPVSAGDKLVAKAEVIRVRGNNHFVHVKIYVNQIQVFRGKFILVIIKSK
- the rpmF gene encoding 50S ribosomal protein L32 encodes the protein MAVPKRKTGKSKRNMRRAANSKYTAPGFVKCPQCHEPKLPHRVCPECGYYKNKEVVAAQ
- a CDS encoding YceD family protein — its product is MIEVRAMKLDIDSIKKGDKNALDLNFALDLNTIDYYGDIIDIISPVDANGKLYVIDDRLYMNLEIKTHMQVNCSRCLESFTYPFKSSINAEFVHENLSTDQTDESDEDIIYYQESTIDLDELIKENIIMNIPMKLVCDKSCQGLCSNCGIKLKDKSCDCSHTQSIDEDVDPRLAKLKELLEQD
- a CDS encoding acetate/propionate family kinase: MKILVVNCGSSSLKYQLINMENEELIAKGLAERIGIDGSVVKHETIGKEKVVIEQNMDNHKAAIQIVLDALVDPNHGAIKSMDEISAVGHRVVHGGEEFSDSVLITDEVKKALEKCSDIAPLHNPPNLMGIHACEEILPNVPMVGVFDTAFHQTMPKASFMYALPYEMYEKHKIRKYGFHGTSHKYVANRASEILGKPIGDLKIVTCHLGNGASITAVDGGKSIDTSMGFTPLEGLAMGTRCGDMDPAIVTFLMEKDHLSCYEINEMMNKKSGVLGISGVSSDFRDIEQAAVKGNERAQLALDVYHKLVTKYIGAYAAEMGGVDAIVFTAGLGENSPDTRKEACKNLEFLGVKIDDEKNNVRGKETIVSTDDSKVKVLLIPTNEELAIARETKAIVQ
- a CDS encoding nucleotidyltransferase — encoded protein: MKILGLITEYNPFHNGHLYHLNVSKEITGATHTIAVMSGNFVQRGEPAIVHKWERAKMAVKSGVDLIIEIPTPYACATAELFAYGSISLLNSLGAVDCFSFGSEVGNLDLLLEIANVLTSPSSEFKKILKGYVNLGFAFPVARSIAIVKYFEEVRSYNEEQLTLINNIIKNPNNILGIEYLKTIKELKSSIIPYTITRKSAHYHNKHITNSSIASATAIREHLLKNKPLSYLSSVVPNDAFNILSSNINSGIAPIFSTDFQESIFAILRRSKLDEIKNIFDVVEGLENRIYQCSNKVNSLSDLYNCIKSKRYTLTRIQRILIHILLNISKDDISYFNNNGGPQYARVLAFNHKGREILQTLKSSSSIPIISNLKHYKPQNMIAERMLDIDIRATNIYSLAFKNKANITGQLDYTTSPYYQK
- the ylbJ gene encoding sporulation integral membrane protein YlbJ, with the protein product MSINIILIVSLLLIFFLILSQFRKFTRGKSYKNLSYYFIILVILFLIASIIIYPGESVDAAYDGLVIWTTLVIPALLPFFIGSELLINLGVVKFFGILLEPIMRPIFNVPGEGSFAFAMSITSGYPVGAKIVSKLRLDKILTQVEAQRLISFCSTSGPLFMIGSVSVGMFKSSKIGILIVAAHYIGTIIVGIIFSFYKKSLDNYRTAKSKEHLLKRAFNQLSKGNNSNFSIGIILGNAVKNSLNTILMVGGFIILFAVVIRMLELLKIIDLITSILVILLMPFKISPSIISSFVAGLFEVTMGAKMVADSIGMDLRTKVAIASFIIGWSGLSVHAQVSSIIGLTDIKTSLYLFAKSLHAAFSSLITYFVFPIFSNFFVLSFPVYNSYQEMSLHRKFLFNCQLSIELFIAVLISLLIVSLLTALLLKIQIYFTKGKGMK
- a CDS encoding ATPase, whose translation is MSVLKLLEELEDIVENGSSIPFAQKVLVDKKEILEIIKEIRIHLPDEVKQAQWIKEERQRILAEAQQEADTILEEANDHILLMIDQNEITKLANNQAEEIIAQAQNSAKEMRLGAKDYVDSLLESVQENLVELVNTVRENRDEIKGMK
- the coaD gene encoding pantetheine-phosphate adenylyltransferase, translated to MRVAIYPGSFDPITNGHLDIIERASKMCDKLIVSVIYNPNKNPLFTLEERKKLVEESIKNYPNVSVDCFSGLLIEYAKENEATAIIKGLRAISDFEYELQMALMNQKLCPSIETVFLMTSSEYSFLSSSLIKEVARFGGCIKGLVPEVVYKAVMNRF
- the rsmD gene encoding 16S rRNA (guanine(966)-N(2))-methyltransferase RsmD produces the protein MRVISGKARGHALKAPQGLNTRPTADRVKESIFNIVQSKLYDSIVIDLFAGSGNLGIESLSRNASKAYFIDNNKNSIQSIRENLKKTNLVNSSIVIQMDVLSAIKKLSTQGVKANIIFLDPPYSKGFVAPTLEDIFSFEILQPDGIVVVEHNKTDEVPESVHNLQKYRTNNYGDVAVSFYELREEI
- the recG gene encoding ATP-dependent DNA helicase RecG, translated to MNILKQDIQYIKGVGPKKAYLLKRLNINTVEDMIWYMPRDYEDRTNIKRIANLRPGEKATFYGSILGEGDVSKPRKNLSLIKFNVKDETGTIEVIFFNKTYLKKTLTSGQRVMINGEIKKGFKGLQVVNPIIEKVDMLDRDNRQGIVPIYPLTEGLSQNEIISIQKRILQIVNESIEEYLPEEIMNRCRLCNIKFALNNIHFPSNVQALKIAKYRLVFEEFLLLQLGLFKIKTGIVQDKKGIPLTNNNGIEAFIKKLPFKLTKAQEKVLNEISKDLERDTPMNRLVQGDVGSGKTIVAIAALLKSVINGYQGAFMAPTEILAEQHYVSLTELLEPLGIKVGLLVGSLSKGEKNKILNKVESGEINIVIGTHALIQEGVKFCNLALVITDEQHRFGVRQRAILASKGQNPHVLVMTATPIPRTLALILYGDLDISIIDHLPPGRKTIKTYSSTSNKRDDIYNFVKKQLDEGRQAYVVCPLVEESEAIEAKSATEIAHELSYDLLNGYKIGLLHGKMLAKEKEEIMGNFKTGNIEVLVSTTVIEVGVNVPNATIMVVENAERFGLAQLHQLRGRVGRGSYQSYCILVNNSKSEISKERMDIMEKTTDGFIISEKDLKLRGPGEFFGTRQHGLPELKIANLFRHISVLKTVQKEIEKMTPADPDLTLNNYPLLKVKLEEKFLLVEEVL